CCGCGCACTTCATGGCGGCGCAGACCTTGTCGACGGCGGCCTTGTCGGCGGGGGTCAGTTCCAGGTCGTTGCCGTTGCCGACGTCGCCGACGCCCTCGGCGTAGGGGGTCTCGCCGACGACGACCACGCCCACGTCGTAGCCGGAGGTCGGAGCCGACGCGTCCTTGGAGTAGGTGACGTCTCCCGTGGAGCCGGCGGCTTTCCGCATGCCCTGCAAGATCGTCGTGCCGTCCGTGATCTTTCCGGACGAGCCCTGCCAGGTGATGGTCCAGCCGCCGGTCTGGTTGCCGAGGTCATCGGCGTTCGAGCCGGCGACGTACACCTTCTGCGACTTCTTCAGGGGCAGGACGCCGCCCGAGTTCTTCAGCAGGACCTGCGACTTGGCAGCCGCCTCGCGGGCCACGGCCCGGTGCGCGGGCGAGCCGATCTGCGCCGCCCCGCTCGTGTCCGCGTACGGCTTCTCGAAGAGGCCGAGTTTGAACTTCTGGGTGAGGATGCGGGATACGGCGTCGTCGATGCGCTTCTCGCTGATCCGGTCCGCCTTCACCTCGTCGACCAGGGTCGTGCGGAAGTCCTTGTACGCGTACGGGACCATGATCATGTCGAGGCCGGCGTTGACCGACGTACGGACGTCGGAGGCGTAGTCGCCGGGGATCTGGTCGATGGCCGCCCAGTCGCTGATGACGAAGCCGTCGAAGCCCATGCGGTCCTTCAGGACGCCGTTGATCATGTCGGCGCGGGCGTGCATCTTCACCGGGCCCTGGCCGTCGCCCAGGATGTCGAGCGAGGAGTACGACGGCATGACCGAGCCGACTCCTCGGTCGACGGCCGTCTGGTAGGGGGCGAGGTGGATCGCTTCGAGCTGCTGCCGGGTGACCTTCGTGACACCCTGGTCGATGGTGTACGAGCCGGTCGTCGACGAGCCGTACTCGGTGCCGCCGTCGCCCGCGAAGTGCTTGGCGGTGGCCAGCACCTTGTCGTTACGGCTCAAGTCCTTGCCGTTCGCGCGGCCTTGGAGGCCCTGGATGACGGTCTCCATGGACGTGACGAGGGCCGGGTCCTCGCCGAAGGACTCGTAACTGCGGCCCCAGCGTTCGTCGCGGGTCACACAGAGGCAGGGGGCGAAGTCCCACGGGATGCCGGTGGACCGGACCTCGGATGCGGTCACCGCGCCTGCCTGGTAGGCGACTCGGGGATCCCTGGTGGCTCCGATGCCGATGTTGTGCGGCATGATCGTCGAGCCGATGAGGTTGTTGTGGCCGTGCACCGCGTCCACGCCGTAGATCAGCGGGATCTGGAACCGCGTTGCCTGCGCCCGGAGTTGGAAGGCGTCGATCATCCGGGCCCACGCCTCGGGCACGTTCGGGGTCGGGGTCGAGCCGCCGCCGGAGAGCAGTGAGCCGAGATCGTAGGACGCGATGTCGCCCTGGGACGTCAGCGCGCCGCGCTCGGCCTGTGTCATCTGGCCGGCCTTCTCCTCCAGGGACATGCGCCCGACGAGGTCGGCCACCCGCTTCTTCACGGGCAACTTGGCGTTCAGGTAGGGGAGTCCGTGGGCGTTGATGACGACCTGCGGGTTCTCCGTCGGGGCCTTGGCGCCGGTGACGGTCAGCTTGAGCGGGATGGTCTCGGCGTTCTCGGCCGACCGGTCCTTCAGCGTGGCCACGGAGATCGTGCGGGAGGTGCCGGAGGCCGTGCCCGCCGGGAAGGTGAACTCGCCCTTGACGGGGGTGTAGTCCTTGCCGGACTCCGCGGTGCCGCCCGCGCTCTCGTACGCGACCGTCACGGGTTCCCCGATCGGGACGGAGCCGGTCGTGGCGACGGAAAGCTTCACGTCGGCCGTGCCGCCCTCCGTGACCGGGTGGACGGCGGCGTCCGCGACCACGCTCGCGCGCAGCGACTGGTCGGCCTTGCCGTACAACTCGACGCCGTCCATGGCGAATCGGCCCTTGATACCGACGGGGAGCGTGACGGCGTATCCCCACATCTGCGTGAGACCGAGGACCTGGTCGATGCCGCCGACGGGCTGGTAGTCCGTACGGTAGGTGAAGTCGGTGAAGGGGATCTCGATCTGCTTCCAGCCAGTGAAGTCGTCGGTGAACGACGTCGTCCACAGCTCGGAGGCCTCGCCGTTGGCGCCGCCGTCCTTGATCTCGAAGCTGATCTTCTTGGCGTTGTTCTGTCCGTCCCACCAGAAGCGGACGCCCTTGTGCGTCGACCAGTCGTGGGCGGGCTGGTCGAAGGCGAAGTCGTGGGTGAAGCCGCCGTAGCCGCTGATGTCGTAGCTGCCGCTGAGGACCTTGGCGCCCTCGGGGGCGTCGTCCCGTGCGGTCAGGGCGAGTGGTGGCGGGTCGTCTGCGTCGCTGCCCCAGGTGAAGAGGCCCTCGGCGGGCGGGTTCGCGAACGGGACCTCGCCCTCGAAGCGGTCGACGGGGACCGGTGCCGGGTCGTCGGCGCCCGCGGCGGCACTCGCGGAGGCCAGGGGCAGCAGCCCGGTGAGCAACGCGGCAGACACGAGCAGGGCGGTTCTTCGCATGGACCTTCCCTCAACTCTCTCAGTCCTCTTGAGTCTTCCTGAGTCCTCTTACGACTTAGATCACGGCGTGAGTTAACTGGCGCCCCCGGGACCCGTCAAGACTTCACGTCAGAACCGGTACACACTCAACTCACGGCCGGAACAGGGCTCTTGTTCCTTCGGATTCTGAACGCGCACCCCCTTGACGGCGAATCGAAGCCGTCATTTACTCACGGCTCGCACGCCCCACTCCCCCACCTCCCAGAAGGGCGGCGCGCCATGAGGAGATCCATTCGGGCGGCCCGGCTTATCGTTGCCGGGCTGCTCACGACGGCCGGACTCACCGCCGTCGGAACCGCGCCCGCGCACGCCGCGGGCGAATCGGTCACGGCCTGGCTGACGACGACGGACGACGACGGCGGCCGCCATGTCGTTCGCGGTTTGCAGGCTCAGACGCCGTTCGCCTTCCAGTCGGGCAGCGGCGGAAGCGGCGAGAACATCACCGTCGACGAGAACACCCGCTACCAGACGTTCACGGGCGGCGGCGCGTCCTTCACGGACACGGCGGCCTGGCTGATGAACAGCAGCGGAGCCCTGTCGCAGACGACGCGGGACGCGACGATGCGGAAACTGTTCTCGCCGACCGACGGGATCGGACTGTCGTTCCTGCGCAACCCGATGGGCGCCTCCGACCTCGCGCGGTACGGGTACACGTACGACGACGTGCCCGCCGGCCAGACCGACGCGAACCTCGCCCAGTTCTCGATCGCGCACGACCAGGCCGACGTGGTGCCGCTGACGAAGCAGGCGCTCCAGCTCAACCCCGCCCTGACGGTGATGGCCTCCCCGTGGACCGCGCCCGCCTGGATGAAGGACAGCGGGCAGCTCAACGGGGGCTGGCTGAAGGCGGAGGACTACGGGGCGTACGCGTCGTACTTCGTGAAGTACCTCCAGGCGTACCGGGATCAGGGTGTGCCGGTCTCCTATGTGACGGTGCAGAACGAGCCGACGTGCTGCTCCGGCTATCCGTCGATGAGCTGGAACGCGTCCGGGCTCGCCTACTTCACCAAGAGCGAGCTGCTGCCGAAGCTCCAGGCGGCCGGGCTGTCGACCAAGGTTCTTGCGCTCGACTGGAACTGGGACACCTACGACGGTTACGCCGCGCAGACAGTCGACGACGCGGCGGTGCGCTCGCACCCGAACTTCGGCGGGATCGCCTGGCACGGTTACGGCGGTGACGTGGCGAAGCAGACTGCCGTGCACAACCAGTATCCGCAGCTGGACGCCTTCGGCACCGAGCACTCGGGCGGCACCTGGATCGCGAACCAGCAGCGCGAGGACATGCTCAACATCGTGGACTACACCCGCAATTGGGCGAAGTCGGTGACCAAGTGGTCGCTGGCCGTGGACCAGAACCGGGGGCCGCACAACGGCGGCTGCGGAACGTGCAGCGGGCTGATCACCGTGCACAACGGGGACGGGCAGAGCGGGCAGGTCGACTACACCGTCGAGTACTACACGATGGGACATCTGACGAAGTTCGTCCGGCCCGGGGCGCAGCGGATCGCCTCGACGGCGTCGTCGTCCGTGCCGAACGTGGCCTGGCGCAACCCCGACGGCTCCAAGGCGCTGATCGCGTACAACGACGCGGCCTCCGCGAAGACGGTGACCATCGACTGGGGTGCACAGCACGCGACTTACTCACTGCCCGGCAAGACGTCGGCGACCTTCACCTGGTCGGGGACACAGGCAGGCGGCGGTGACCGGTCCGGGGCGTTCGTGGGCCTCGGGGCCAAGTGCCTTGATGTGGCGGGCGGTTCGACCGCGAACGGCACGGCCGTCCAGCTCTACGACTGCAACGGCTCGACCGCCCAGCGGTGGACGGTGCAGGCCGACGGCTCGGTCCGGGCGCTCGGGAAGTGCCTGGACGTGACGTCGGGCTCGACAGCCGACGGGGCCAAGGTGCAGTTGTACGACTGCAACGGATCCGGTGCGCAACGGTGGTCGTACAACCCCTCGACCGGTGATGTGGTCGATACGGCGGCGGACAAGTGCCTCGACGTCACGGACAACTCGTCGGCGAACGGGGCGCGGGCACAGATCTGGTCCTGCACCGGGGCCGCCAACCAGAAGTGGCGGCTGCAGTAGGGCATCGGGCTCTGCTGTCCGGCCGAGAGGGGGGCGGGGTCCATGAGACACAGGGGTTTGGCCACCGCGGGAGTGTTGATGGGGCTGGGGCTGCTGAGCGGATGCAGTCCGGCCTGGCTGCCGCTCGCCGCGGTGTGGCCGGGCGCGGACGGGCAGCCGGTCGTGGCGCTGCGGCCGTGCGGCGACGATCACGCGAAGGACCTGGACCTCAGGAGCTGGGCCGAGGACGCGTTCGTCGAGGACGAGAACGGTGAGCTCGTCGACAACCCCACCGGCACGGCGTCCCCAGGGCAGGAGGACACAAGCTGGGAGGTGGCGAGCGGAGTCGAGGCCGGCAGGACCACCTTCCCGCTCTTCTCGCCCTCGTCCGCCTGGCAGGTGCGCGAGACCGGGCAGCAGAAGCTGCTGCCCGGTCGCACATACGCCCTGCACTTCACCGGCGCGCGCACGGGCTGGTCCCCGTACGACGGCAATCTCACCTTCTCCGCCGAGGACCTCGCCTCGCTGCGCCCCGGCCAGGTCTGGGCCGACGGGCGTGCCATGAGCCGGGGCGCGTTCGACGACCTCGTCGACGATCACTGCTGACCGGCAACACCCCCTAGGCGGCGGGCTCCACCCCGGCCCGCAGCAGCCCGTAGGTGTACGCGTCCTCCAGCGCCTGCCAGGACGCGGCGATCACGTTCTCCGCGACGCCGACCGTCGACCACTCGCCGCTGCCGTCGGACGTGGAGATCAGTACGCGGGTCGTGGAGGACGTGCCGTGCTTGCCCTCCAGGATGCGGACCTTGTAGTCGACGAGCTCCAGCTTGGCGAGCTGCGGGTAGATCTTCTCCAGGGCGACCCGCAGGGCGCGGTCGAGGGCATTGACCGGGCCGTTGCCCTCGGCGGTGGCGACGATGCGCTCGCCCTTCGCGAAGAGCTTCACGGTGGCCTCGTTGGCGTGGCTGCCGTCGGGGCGGTCCTCGACGATCGCCCTCCACGACTCGACCTGGAAGTACGAGCGGGGGCGCCCCTCGGCCTCCGCGCGGAGCAACAGCTCGAAGGAGGCGTCGGCGGCCTCGTACGTGTAGCCCTTGAGCTCGCGCTCCTTCACCCGCTCGACGACCCGGCCGACCAGCTCGCGGTCGTCGCTGATGTCGACGCCGAGCTCCTTGCCCTTGAGCTCGATGGAGGCGCGGCCCGCCATGTCGGAGACGAGCATCCGCATGGTGTTGCCGACCTGCTCGGGGTCGATGTGCTGGTACAGGTCGGGGTCGACCTTGATCGCGGAGGCGTGCAGGCCCGCCTTGTGCGCGAAGGCCGAGACACCCACGTACGGCTGGTGAGTTGACGGGGTGAGGTTCACGACCTCGGCGATGGCATGCGAGATACGGGTCATCTCGCGCAGCGCGCCGCCCGGCAGGACCTTCTTGCCGTACTTCAGCTCCAGGGCGGCGACGACCGGGAAGAGGTTGGAGTTGCCGACTCGCTCGCCGTAGCCGTTGGCCGTGCACTGCACATGGGTGGCGCCCGCGTCGACGGCCGCGAGGGTGTTGGCGACCGCGCAGCCCGTGTCGTCCTGGGCGTGGATGCCGAGCCGGGCGCCGGTGTCGGCGAGGACCGTGCCGACGACGGCCTGGACCTGAGCCGGGAGCATGCCGCCGTTGGTGTCGCAGAGCACGACCACGTCGGCGCCGGCCTCGGCGGCGGCGCGGACGACGGCCTTCGCGTACTGCGGGTTCGCCCGGTAGCCGTCGAAGAAGTGCTCGCAGTCGACGAAGACCCGGCGGCCCTGCTCCTTCAGGTAGGAGACCGTGTCGCGGACCATCTCCAGGTTCTCGTCGAGGGTGGTGCGCAGCGCCAGCTCGACATGACGGTCGTGCGATTTCGCGACCAGGGTGATGACTCCGGCGCCGGAGTCGAGGAGTGCCTTGACCTGCGGGTCCTCGGACGCCTTGCCGCCGGCCCGGCGGGTGGCGCCGAAGGCGACCAGCTGGGCGTGCTTGAAGGAGATCTCCTGCTGGGCGCGGGCGAAGAACTCGGTGTCGCGCGGGTTGGCGCCGGGCCAGCCGCCCTCGATGAAGCCCACCCCGAAGTCGTCCAGGTGCCGTGCGATGGCCAGCTTGTCCGCGACGGTGAGGTTGATGCCCTCACGCTGCGCGCCGTCGCGGAGGGTCGTGTCGAAGACGTGGAACGAATCGTCGAGTTCGCTGGTTTCCGTCATGGTCTCTGGCTCCTGAGGATTTGGATCTCGGTCGTACCGGAATGACCGGCTCCACCGTCCCCCGATGACAATGATCCCTCGCGCTCTTCTCCCGGCTTGCGGTGGGCCAGGAAACAGAAAAACCTCTCGCGGGTGCGAGAGGTCTGCGCGCGGGTCGAGGACACGATGTCCGCCCGTACGTGGTGGTACGTGGCGGTCACTGCGGACCGGCGCGCCTGCTGCCAATAATCATGGCGAACGAGAGCACGGAGGCAGTCTGGCACAGCTCTGCCCCTGTCCTCACGGGTGTCTCAGGATGCGAACCGCACAAGAGCACGGATCGGCCGACGCACCGATCAGCCGACGCGCCCATCGGCGGGTGCGCCGATCAGCCGACGCGCCGCAGGAACACGTCGCTGGTGCCGTTCGTGTCGCCGGGTACGAGGTCGGGCGAGGCGGAGTCGAAGGCCACGGCCGTGCCGTTCTCGTTGACGGTCGGGTTCTGGGCCGCCTGATCGTTGCGGTGGCCGGTGGTGTCCGCGCTGATCAACTGGGTGTCGCCGGTGGCCAGGTCGCGCAGATACACGGCCGGGACGCCGCCCGGCTCGCCGAGGCGTGCCGAGACGTACGCGAGGTGCAGTCCGTCGCCGCTCAGCGCGGCTTCGGCGGTATAGACACGGCGGCCCGCGCCCTTGACCAGCCGGGTGACTCCCTTGTCGAGGTCGCGCACGAAGACGTTCACGCTGCCGTTGGTGTCGCCGGGGGCGAGGTTGGAGGCGTAGGAGTCGAAGGCGATGTGCCGGCCGTCGGCGCTGAGCGAGGGCCCGGTGGACTCGCGGTTCGCGGCGCTGCCGTGCCGTCCCACGGAGGCCTTCTCCAGGGTCCCGGTCTCCAGGTCGCGTACGTAGATGTCGCTGTCGTTGGCCGGGCCGCCGGGGTGCGGGATCGACCACTGGTAGGCGACGTAGCGGCCGTCGGCGCTGATGGACGGGCGGACCGCCGCGCGGGAGCCGTCCGAGTCCTGGCTGACCTGCTGGACGGAGCCGTCGTAGATGCGGTAGCGGTAGACGCGCGGCTGTTCGACGCGGTCGGGCGCGGAGGGCAGGGTGGCGCTGAAGGCGACCCACTGGCAGTCGGCGCTGACCACGGGCTGGCCCGCCCAGGTGAAGGGCACGCCCTGGTAGCCGTGGCTGGCGAAGGAGGCCTTGCCGACGGCGGCGTTGCGCACGTAGATCGCGGGGGTGGTGTCGGTGCGGCCGGACGTCGTGATGTCGGTGGCCTCCGAGACGAAGGCGGTCATCCGGCCGGTCGAGCAGGGCGCGCCGTCGTACGAACGGCCGTTGCCCATCCCGTGGTTCTGTCCGCTGTAGCTGACCGGGAGACTGCCGTGGTAGACGTCGGACACCCCGTTGGTGTCGCCGCTGTAGAGCGGGCCTTCGCTGGTGAAGTAGACGTCGCTCGTGGTGGAGCTGATGTGCGGGTGGATGGAGAGGGCGTCGATCTGTCCGCCGTCGCGGTCGACGCTGACGCGGACGGTGGTGGGTGCCGGGTCGTCTGCGGACGCCGGTGACGCGGCGGCGGTCGGGATGCTCGCGCCGCTCAGCGCGAGCAGCAGGGCGGCGCCTAAGGACACACGTGCAGCAGTGGACATGAATTCCCCCCGGAATCCTGTCGTCCCCCGGCCCTGAACCAGGGGCCCTCCCGAAGACAACCGCACCACATACCCCAGGTCAATGCGCTCGATTACGTACAACCCGGACGGGTGATCGACCGTCCGCGAACGCCGGTCAGCCGAGCGGTCAGCCGATCCGTCCGTCGAGGGGTCAGCCGATCGGTCCGTCGAGCGACTCGTCGAGGAACTCCCGTACGTGGGACAGGATGTGGCCTCGGTCGGTGCCGCGCAGGCCGATCGCCACATGGATGGAGAAGCCGTCGAGGAGCGCCCGCAGCCGGGAGGCGAAGCGGTCCGCGTCGAGGGCGCGGAACTCACCGTGCGAGATGCCCTCGGCGATCAGCGCGACGAGGTCGCGGTGCCAGGCGCCCTCGATGGCGACCTGCCGCTCGCGGGCATCCTCATCGGCGTTCTGCGAGCGGTTCCAGACCTCCAGCCAGAGCGTCCAGTGCGGATCGCGGTGGCCGTCGGGGACGTACAGGTCGACATAGGCGTCGAGCCGCTCGCGGGCCGGGGCCGCCCGGGTGAGCAGCCGGCCGCGCTCGGCGCCGAGGCGGCCCTCGCTCCACTCCAGGGTCTGCAGCAGCAGCTCGTCCTTGGAGCGGAAGTAGTAGAGGAGGTGGCCGCTGCTCATGCCGACCTCGCGGCCGAGCGCCGCCATGGTGAGCTTCTCCAGACCGCGCTCGGCGATCATGTCCATGGCGGCGGCGAGGACGTCCTCACGGGGCGGTGCGTTCCTGCGGGCACCGGCCATGGCGTACTCCTCAGATCTTCGGCTGCTGCTGGGTGATGCAGTGGATGCCACCGCCACCGGAGAAGATCGTACGGGCGTCCACCAGTGTGACCGTCCGCTCGGGGAACAGCCGCCGGAAGATCCCGGCCGCGATCTCGTCGCGCGGGTCGTCGAAGCCGCAGAGCACGACGCCGCCGTTGCAGAGGTAGTGGTTGATGTAGGAGTAGTCGGCCCAGTGGCCGTCGGCCTCCAGGACGGTCGGGGCCGGGACCTCGACGACCTCGATACGGCGGCCACGCGCGTCGGTCGCCGCCTTCAGCAGGCCGATGATCTCCTTGCTGACCTCGTGGTCGGGGTGCGCCGGGTCCGGCTGGGAGTGCGCGACCACGACACCGGGGCGGGCGAAGGCGGCGACGATGTCGACATGGCCGAGCGTCCCGAAGCCGTAGGGCGGGTAGTCGCCGGTCAGGCCGCGCGGCAGCCAGATCGCCTTGCGGGTGCCGAGGTGAGCGTGGATCTCCGCCTCGACGTCTTCGCGGGTCCAGTGCGGGTTACGCTCCGGGCCGAGCTGCACGGTCTCCGTGAGCAGGACGGTGCCCTCGCCGTCGACGTGGATCGCACCGCCCTCGTTGACCAGTTTCGAGGCGTACGTCTTGGCCCCCGCGAGATCGGAGACGTACGCGGCGATCTTCGCGTCGTGCTCCCAGCGGGCCCAGTCCTGGGCACCCCAGCCGTTGAACGTCCAGTCCACGGCGGCGAGTTCGCCCTGCCCGTTGGTCAGGAACGTGGGGCCGATGTCGCGCATCCAGGCGTCGTCGAGTTCACGCTCGACCGTGGCGATGCCCTCGCCCAACAGCCCCTGCGCCTCGGCTGACTGACCCGGCCCGCAGACGACCGTCACCGGCTCGAACCGGCGGATCGCACGGGCCACGTCGGCCCAGGCCCGGCGCGACTCGGCGAGGTCGTCCGAGGTGTCGAAGGTGGGGTTGGAGCCCGGCCACGCCATCCAGGTGCGCTCGTGCGGGGCCCACTCGGCGGGCATACGGAAGCCGTCGGCGGCGGGGCTGTTCATGTCGGAGGTCCTCACAGGAAGTACAGACGGTTGAGGGAGACCGAGTCGGCGGGCTCGGAGCGCAGCGGGTCGCCGTCGAGGGTGACCAGCCCGGTGCGCTGGTCGACATCGACCGCTCCGGTACGGGAGTTGAGGCGCAGGTCGGCCGGTCCGATCCCCCGGGTGCCGCGCACGGCGACCCGGCGGCGGCGCGTGGGCACGCGGTCGCCTCCTTGGTCGAGCGCGGCCTGCGCGACGAAGGCGACCGAGATGTCGGCGGGAGTCGCACCGTGCGCCCCGAACTGCGGTCCCAGCACAAGGGGTTCACAGGTGTCCGTGGCCGCATTGGGGTCGCCGACGACGCCGTACGCCGGGAAGCCGGACTTCAGCACGAGCTGGGGCTTGGCGCCGAAGTACTCGGGGCGCCACAGCACGATGTCGGCGAGCTTGCCGATCTCGATGGAGCCGACCTCGTGCGAGAGCCCGTGGGCGATGGCCGGGTTGATGGTGAGCTTGGCCATGTAGCGCAGGACGCGCTCGTTGTCGTGGTCGTCCGGGGCGCCGAACTGGGCCTTCATCTTCCCGGCCATCGCGAAGGTGCGACGCACGGTCTCGCCCGCGCGGCCCATGCCCTGTGCGTCGGACGAGGTGATGCCGATCGCGCCCAGGTCGTGCAGTACGTCCTCGGCGCCCATCGTCCCGGCGCGGATGCGGTCGCGGGCCATGGCGGCGTCGCCGGGCAGATCCGTCTTCAGGTCGTGGACGGAGACGATCATCCCGTAGTGCTCGGCGACCGCGTCCCGGCCGAAGGGCAGCGTCGGGTTGGTGGAGGAGCCGATGACGTTCGCGACTCCCGCCATTTTCAGGACGTTCGGCACATGGCCGCCGCCGCAGCCCTCGATGTGGAAGGCGTGGATGGTGCGCCCGTCGAGCACGCGCAGGGTGTCCTCGACGGAGAGGCATTCGTTCAACCCGTCGCTGTGCAGCGCGACTTGGACGTCGTACTCCTCCGCGACGCGCAGCGCGGTGTCCAACGCCCGCGTATGGGCTCCCATGTCCTCGTGGACCTTGAAGCCGGACGCGCCGCCCTCGGCGAGGGCCTCCACGAGCGGGGCGTCGTTCGAGGACGAACCCCGGCCCAGGAAGCCGATGTTGACCGGCCAGGCGTCGAAGGCGTTGAAGGCGTGCCGCAGCGCCCAGGGCGAGTTGACGCCGACACCCCACACCGGCCCGAACTCCTGGCCGATGATCGTGGTCACCCCGGAGGCGAGCGAGGCCTCCATGATGCGCGGCGACAGCAGGTGCACATGCGTGTCGACGGCTCCGGCGGTGGCGATGAGCCCCTCGCCGGAGACGATCGACGTGCCCGTGCCGACCACCACGTCGACGCCGTCGAGGGTGTCGGGGTTGCCGGCCCGCCCGATCGAGCAGATCCGCCCCTCCCGGATGCCGATGGACACCTTCCGGATGCCCAGCGCGGCGTCGATCACCACCACGTTGCTGATGACGACGTCGCAGGTGTCGCGGACGGCGGCGGCCTTGAGGTGCAGCCCGTCGCGGGCCGTCTTGCCGAACCCGGCGAGGAACTCGTCGCCGTAACTCTGGGCGTCGGACTCGACCCGGATGGTCAGCCCGGAGTCGCCGAGCCGGACACGGTCACCGGCGCGAGGGCCGTGGGCGCCCGCGTACTCGTACGGATTCATCGCGCACCTCCTGGAGCCGCGGCTCCCAGATATCCGCAGGCCGCGGCCCTGCGCAGGGCCTCTTCCCTGGCCCCCGGGGCGTCCAGCGGTCCGTCGACCAGCCCCGCGAACCCGATCGCGATCCGCTCGCCGCCGATCGGCAGCAGCCCGACCTCGACGCTCTCGCCGGGCCCGAAGCGCACCGAAGACCCGGCGGGTACGGCGAGCCGCATGCCGTAGGTCTCATCGCGTACGAAGTCGAGCCGCGGGTTCGCCTCGAAGAAGTGGAAGTGGGAGGTGACCGACACCGGCACGGTGGCCGTGTTGGTGACGGTCAGCCGCACCACGGCGGCCGGCTCGGCGTGCGCGGGCCCCGGCAGCAGCGCGCCCGGGGCTCCGTCGCCGAGTCCGCCGCCGATCGGGTCGGAGACCACCGCGAGCCGCGAACCGTCGTCGAAGACGGCCTCGACGTGCACCTCGGTGACGACGTCGGCGACGCCGGGCAGCACGTCGCCCGGGCCGAGCACGGCCCGGGCGGCGTCGATGGCCTCGGCGAGGCGCCGCCCGTCGCGGGCCGCCTCGCAGACGGTGTCCGCGATGAGCGCCGTCGCCTCGGGGACGTTCAGGCGCAGGCCCCGGGCGCGGCGGGCGCGGGCCAGCTCGGCGGCTCCGAAGAGCAGCAGCCGGTCACGTTCCGTAGGGGTCAGTCTCACGCGACGACACCTCCTTGCCTTCCAGTCGTTAGAGCACCACTCTAACCATCAGATTCACGAGACGGAAACATTGACGTGTGAGCTTGTGGCGAGTCACATTGAACGTCGCTCTAACTCACAGATGGCCGATCGAAGGAGACCAGCCATGCCGATAGAACAGCGCGGAGTCGACACCATCCCCGACGAGGAGCGCACCAGCGGGCCGCGCGACCTCGTGTCGATCCTGCTCGGCTCCAATCTCTGCCTCGGCGTGATCATCTTCGGCTGGCTGCCGCCGTCCTTCGGGCTCGGCTGGTGGGCGTCGGTCAGCTCGGTCGTGGCGGGCACGGTGATCGGCACGGCGCTCACGGCACCGCTGGCCCTGGTGTCGCTGCGCACCGCGACGAACCTCTCCACCTCCTCCGGCGCCCAGTTCGGCGTCCGCGGACGGCTCGTCGGCTCGGTCGTCGGACTGCTGCTCGCCCTCGGCTAC
Above is a genomic segment from Streptomyces sp. R21 containing:
- a CDS encoding urease subunit alpha is translated as MNPYEYAGAHGPRAGDRVRLGDSGLTIRVESDAQSYGDEFLAGFGKTARDGLHLKAAAVRDTCDVVISNVVVIDAALGIRKVSIGIREGRICSIGRAGNPDTLDGVDVVVGTGTSIVSGEGLIATAGAVDTHVHLLSPRIMEASLASGVTTIIGQEFGPVWGVGVNSPWALRHAFNAFDAWPVNIGFLGRGSSSNDAPLVEALAEGGASGFKVHEDMGAHTRALDTALRVAEEYDVQVALHSDGLNECLSVEDTLRVLDGRTIHAFHIEGCGGGHVPNVLKMAGVANVIGSSTNPTLPFGRDAVAEHYGMIVSVHDLKTDLPGDAAMARDRIRAGTMGAEDVLHDLGAIGITSSDAQGMGRAGETVRRTFAMAGKMKAQFGAPDDHDNERVLRYMAKLTINPAIAHGLSHEVGSIEIGKLADIVLWRPEYFGAKPQLVLKSGFPAYGVVGDPNAATDTCEPLVLGPQFGAHGATPADISVAFVAQAALDQGGDRVPTRRRRVAVRGTRGIGPADLRLNSRTGAVDVDQRTGLVTLDGDPLRSEPADSVSLNRLYFL
- a CDS encoding agmatine/peptidylarginine deiminase gives rise to the protein MNSPAADGFRMPAEWAPHERTWMAWPGSNPTFDTSDDLAESRRAWADVARAIRRFEPVTVVCGPGQSAEAQGLLGEGIATVERELDDAWMRDIGPTFLTNGQGELAAVDWTFNGWGAQDWARWEHDAKIAAYVSDLAGAKTYASKLVNEGGAIHVDGEGTVLLTETVQLGPERNPHWTREDVEAEIHAHLGTRKAIWLPRGLTGDYPPYGFGTLGHVDIVAAFARPGVVVAHSQPDPAHPDHEVSKEIIGLLKAATDARGRRIEVVEVPAPTVLEADGHWADYSYINHYLCNGGVVLCGFDDPRDEIAAGIFRRLFPERTVTLVDARTIFSGGGGIHCITQQQPKI
- the ureA gene encoding urease subunit gamma, coding for MRLTPTERDRLLLFGAAELARARRARGLRLNVPEATALIADTVCEAARDGRRLAEAIDAARAVLGPGDVLPGVADVVTEVHVEAVFDDGSRLAVVSDPIGGGLGDGAPGALLPGPAHAEPAAVVRLTVTNTATVPVSVTSHFHFFEANPRLDFVRDETYGMRLAVPAGSSVRFGPGESVEVGLLPIGGERIAIGFAGLVDGPLDAPGAREEALRRAAACGYLGAAAPGGAR
- a CDS encoding TetR/AcrR family transcriptional regulator, which encodes MAGARRNAPPREDVLAAAMDMIAERGLEKLTMAALGREVGMSSGHLLYYFRSKDELLLQTLEWSEGRLGAERGRLLTRAAPARERLDAYVDLYVPDGHRDPHWTLWLEVWNRSQNADEDARERQVAIEGAWHRDLVALIAEGISHGEFRALDADRFASRLRALLDGFSIHVAIGLRGTDRGHILSHVREFLDESLDGPIG